A single Pseudomonas sp. MM223 DNA region contains:
- a CDS encoding TPR repeat-containing protein has product MPQPSRLHYLLLLSLPLSFPLTALADQDTNLRLNQSIEYRANRQERELLKDEIAGTTLVIDGQTYRVENNLNDLGRALYVSVQRQQWADVTAFRARYVALPGHDPMLLAYADGALARSRGDLDQAEAHYRKLLALQGNFLPGQLELARVLFENRKDRESTEAFRQISQSLGPADARNQGLGNTVDSFIEALDHRESWQGSLAVGPTWNDNLNQSSESTTHYQLETSDGVYLVERKMPKAVSAQGIDYEATLNKRVALSGHHGVFGRALAYGQAYDKEAKYNEDTFIGNAGYSYQDGRNQYSLGPQFEYNRIGSDPMYSAWGLRGEWMHNLSATRMLKLEGEYKDMAYRRQAADTYDGSAASVYATLWQALPQQWVLFGGFDLTDRNTRDATEAYFQRGLRVGVAKDFDIGLSTVLFASWRTRQYDAYSALLDDRRHEEEQGYTFIVRAPGLAVHDLVPSLTFKYNKVNSNVDWLYSWERNSVSLKLEKQF; this is encoded by the coding sequence ATGCCCCAGCCTTCACGCCTGCATTACCTCTTGTTGCTGTCCCTCCCGCTTTCCTTCCCCCTCACCGCTTTGGCCGACCAGGACACCAACCTGCGCCTGAACCAGAGCATCGAATACCGCGCCAACCGCCAGGAGCGCGAGCTGCTCAAGGACGAAATCGCCGGTACCACGCTGGTCATCGATGGCCAGACGTATCGGGTGGAGAACAACCTCAACGACCTGGGCCGTGCGCTCTATGTCTCGGTGCAGCGCCAGCAATGGGCCGACGTGACCGCCTTCCGTGCCCGTTACGTCGCGCTGCCAGGCCACGACCCGATGCTGCTGGCCTACGCCGATGGCGCACTGGCGCGCTCGCGCGGCGACCTGGACCAAGCCGAGGCGCACTACCGCAAATTGCTGGCGCTGCAGGGCAACTTTCTCCCCGGCCAGTTGGAGCTGGCTCGGGTGCTGTTCGAAAACCGCAAGGACCGCGAGTCTACCGAAGCCTTCCGCCAGATCAGCCAAAGCCTCGGCCCAGCCGATGCACGCAACCAGGGCCTGGGCAATACCGTCGACAGCTTCATCGAGGCGCTGGACCACCGCGAAAGCTGGCAAGGCTCGCTGGCTGTCGGCCCGACCTGGAACGACAACCTCAACCAGTCCTCGGAAAGCACCACCCACTACCAGTTGGAAACCAGCGACGGCGTGTACCTGGTCGAGCGCAAGATGCCCAAGGCGGTATCGGCACAGGGCATCGACTACGAAGCCACCTTGAACAAGCGCGTTGCGCTGTCCGGCCACCATGGCGTGTTTGGCCGGGCGCTGGCCTATGGGCAGGCTTACGACAAAGAGGCCAAGTACAACGAAGACACCTTCATTGGTAACGCCGGCTACAGCTATCAGGACGGTCGAAACCAGTACAGCCTCGGCCCACAGTTCGAATACAACCGCATTGGCAGTGACCCTATGTACTCAGCCTGGGGCCTGCGCGGTGAGTGGATGCACAACCTTTCGGCCACGCGCATGCTCAAGCTGGAAGGCGAATACAAGGACATGGCCTACCGGCGCCAGGCTGCTGACACCTATGACGGCAGCGCCGCCTCTGTGTACGCCACCCTGTGGCAAGCCCTGCCGCAGCAATGGGTACTGTTCGGCGGCTTCGACCTCACCGACCGCAACACCCGTGATGCGACCGAGGCCTACTTCCAGAGGGGCCTGCGCGTGGGCGTGGCCAAGGACTTCGACATCGGCCTGAGCACTGTGCTGTTTGCCTCCTGGCGCACCCGCCAGTACGACGCCTACAGCGCCTTGCTCGACGACCGGCGCCATGAAGAAGAGCAGGGCTATACCTTCATCGTGCGCGCACCGGGCCTGGCCGTCCATGATCTGGTACCCAGCCTGACCTTCAAGTACAACAAGGTGAACAGCAACGTCGACTGGCTGTACAGCTGGGAGCGCAACAGCGTCAGCCTCAAGCTTGAGAAGCAGTTCTAG
- the cmpR_2 gene encoding HTH-type transcriptional activator CmpR (*Name cmpR_2), whose translation MDLANLSAFIAIAETGSFSGAAERLFLTQPAISKRIAGLEQQLDVRLFDRLGREVTLTEAGRALLPRAYQILNVLDDTRRALTNLTGAVSGRLTLATSHHIGLHRLPPLLRAFTRQYPAVALDIQFLDSEQAYDEILHGRAEIAVITLAPDPHHLVKAVPVWDDALDFVAAPEHPLANNHAVSLADVARHPAVFPGGNTFTHHIVQRLFESQGLTPNIAMSTNYLETIKMMVSIGLAWSVLPRTMLDEQVAPIALPGIQLSRQLGYILHTERTLSNAARAFMALLDSHAGPA comes from the coding sequence ATGGACCTGGCCAACCTCAGCGCCTTTATAGCCATTGCCGAAACCGGCAGCTTTTCCGGGGCGGCCGAACGCCTGTTCCTGACCCAGCCGGCCATCAGCAAACGCATCGCCGGGCTGGAGCAACAACTGGATGTGCGCCTGTTCGACCGCCTGGGCCGTGAAGTGACCCTGACCGAAGCCGGGCGCGCCCTGCTGCCACGTGCCTACCAGATACTCAATGTGCTTGATGATACCCGACGGGCGCTGACCAATCTGACCGGGGCCGTGAGCGGTCGCCTGACCCTGGCCACCAGCCACCACATCGGCCTGCACCGCCTGCCTCCGTTACTGCGCGCTTTCACCCGCCAGTACCCGGCCGTGGCGCTGGATATTCAGTTTCTGGATTCGGAACAGGCCTACGACGAAATTCTGCATGGCCGCGCAGAGATTGCCGTCATCACCCTGGCGCCCGACCCGCACCACCTGGTCAAGGCCGTGCCGGTGTGGGACGACGCCCTGGACTTCGTCGCCGCCCCCGAGCACCCACTGGCCAACAACCATGCGGTCAGCCTGGCGGATGTCGCCCGCCACCCGGCGGTGTTCCCCGGTGGCAACACCTTCACCCACCATATTGTCCAGCGCCTGTTCGAAAGCCAGGGCCTGACGCCGAACATCGCCATGAGCACCAACTACCTGGAAACCATCAAGATGATGGTTTCGATCGGCCTGGCCTGGAGCGTATTGCCGCGCACCATGCTCGACGAACAGGTTGCACCCATCGCTTTGCCCGGCATACAGCTGTCGCGCCAGCTAGGCTACATTCTGCATACGGAGCGTACGCTATCGAACGCGGCCAGGGCATTCATGGCCCTGCTCGACAGCCACGCAGGGCCCGCCTGA
- the leuB gene encoding 3-isopropylmalate dehydrogenase (*Name leuB), translating into MSKQILILPGDGIGPEIMAEAVKVLELANDKFQLGFSLEHDVIGGAAIDKHGVPLADETLERARKADAVLLGAVGGPKWDKIERDIRPERGLLKIRSQLGLFANLRPAILYPQLADASSLKPEIVSGLDILIVRELTGGIYFGAPRGQRELEGGERQAYDTLPYSESEVRRIARVGFDMARVRGKKLCSVDKANVLASSQLWREVVEDVAKDYPDVELSHMYVDNAAMQLVRAPKQFDVMVTDNMFGDILSDEASMLTGSIGMLPSASLDADNKGMYEPCHGSAPDIAGLGIANPLATILSVSMMLRYSFNQSAAAEAIEKAVSLVLDQGLRTGDIFSEGCRKVGTQEMGDAVVAALRNL; encoded by the coding sequence ATGAGCAAGCAGATTCTGATTCTCCCAGGTGACGGTATCGGCCCGGAAATCATGGCCGAAGCGGTCAAGGTGCTGGAGCTGGCCAACGACAAGTTCCAGCTCGGCTTCAGCCTGGAACACGACGTGATCGGTGGCGCCGCCATCGACAAGCACGGCGTGCCGCTGGCTGACGAAACCCTGGAACGTGCGCGCAAGGCCGATGCCGTGCTGCTGGGCGCCGTGGGTGGCCCGAAGTGGGACAAGATCGAGCGTGATATCCGCCCGGAGCGCGGCCTGCTGAAAATCCGTTCGCAGTTGGGCCTGTTCGCCAACCTGCGCCCGGCCATCCTCTATCCGCAACTGGCCGATGCCTCGTCGCTGAAGCCGGAAATCGTTTCGGGCCTGGACATCCTCATCGTCCGTGAGCTGACCGGTGGCATCTACTTCGGTGCCCCGCGTGGCCAGCGCGAGCTGGAAGGCGGCGAGCGCCAGGCCTACGACACCCTGCCGTACAGCGAAAGCGAAGTGCGCCGCATTGCCCGGGTCGGCTTCGACATGGCCCGTGTGCGTGGCAAGAAGCTGTGCTCGGTGGACAAGGCCAACGTCCTGGCGTCCAGCCAGCTGTGGCGTGAAGTGGTCGAAGACGTGGCCAAGGACTACCCGGACGTTGAGCTGAGCCACATGTACGTCGACAACGCTGCCATGCAGCTGGTGCGTGCACCCAAGCAGTTCGACGTGATGGTGACCGACAACATGTTCGGTGACATTCTGTCGGATGAAGCTTCCATGCTGACCGGTTCCATCGGCATGCTGCCTTCTGCATCGCTGGATGCCGACAACAAGGGCATGTACGAGCCGTGCCACGGCTCGGCGCCGGACATCGCCGGCCTTGGCATCGCCAACCCGCTGGCGACCATTTTGTCGGTGTCGATGATGCTGCGGTACAGCTTCAATCAATCGGCTGCCGCCGAGGCCATCGAGAAGGCCGTCAGCCTGGTCCTGGACCAGGGCCTGCGCACCGGCGACATCTTCTCTGAAGGCTGCCGTAAAGTTGGTACGCAGGAAATGGGCGACGCAGTAGTCGCAGCGCTGCGGAATCTGTAA
- the leuD1 gene encoding 3-isopropylmalate dehydratase small subunit 1 (*Name leuD1), translating to MKAFTQHTGLVAPLDRANVDTDQIIPKQFLKSIKRTGFGPNLFDEWRYLDVGQPYQDNSKRPVNQEFVLNHERYQGASVLLARENFGCGSSREHAPWALDEYGFRSIIAPSFADIFFNNSFKNGLLPIILSDEEVDELFKQVEANPGYQLTIDLQAQAVTRPDGKVLHFEIDAFRKHCLLNGLDDIGLTLQDSDAIKAFEGKHRASQPWLFRDA from the coding sequence ATGAAAGCCTTTACCCAACACACTGGCCTCGTCGCGCCGTTGGACCGTGCCAACGTCGACACCGACCAGATCATCCCCAAGCAGTTCCTGAAGTCGATCAAGCGCACCGGCTTTGGCCCGAACCTGTTCGATGAATGGCGTTACCTGGACGTGGGCCAGCCCTACCAGGACAACAGCAAGCGCCCGGTCAACCAGGAGTTTGTGCTCAACCACGAGCGCTACCAGGGTGCCAGCGTGTTGCTGGCGCGGGAGAACTTCGGTTGCGGCTCTAGCCGTGAGCACGCCCCGTGGGCGCTGGACGAGTATGGCTTTCGCAGCATCATCGCGCCGAGCTTTGCCGACATCTTCTTCAACAACAGCTTCAAGAACGGCCTGTTGCCGATCATTCTCAGCGATGAAGAAGTGGACGAGCTGTTCAAGCAGGTTGAAGCCAACCCGGGCTATCAGCTGACTATCGACCTGCAAGCGCAGGCGGTGACCCGCCCGGATGGCAAGGTGCTGCACTTCGAGATCGATGCGTTCCGCAAGCACTGCCTGCTCAACGGCCTGGACGACATCGGCCTGACCCTGCAAGACAGCGATGCGATCAAGGCCTTCGAAGGCAAACACCGCGCCAGCCAGCCTTGGCTGTTCCGTGATGCCTGA
- the asd gene encoding Aspartate-semialdehyde dehydrogenase (*Name asd): protein MKRVGLIGWRGMVGSVLMQRMLEEQDFDLIEPVFFTTSNVGGQGPNVGKDTAPLKDAYSIEELKTLDVILTCQGGDYTNEVFPKLREAGWQGYWIDAASSLRMQDDAVIVLDPVNRKVIDQQLDAGTKNYIGGNCTVSLMLMGLGGLFEAGLVEWMSAMTYQAASGAGAQNMRELIKQMGATHAAVADDLANPASAILDIDRKVAEAMRSEAFPTENFGVPLAGSLIPWIDKELPNGQSREEWKAQAETNKILGRFKSPIPVDGICVRIGAMRCHSQALTIKLNKDVPIADIEGMISQHNPWVKLVPNQREISMQELTPTKVTGTLNIPVGRLRKLNMGSQYLGAFTVGDQLLWGAAEPLRRMLRILLER, encoded by the coding sequence ATGAAACGTGTAGGTCTGATCGGTTGGCGCGGTATGGTCGGTTCCGTGCTCATGCAGCGGATGCTGGAGGAGCAGGATTTCGACCTTATCGAGCCGGTGTTCTTCACTACCTCCAATGTCGGTGGCCAAGGCCCTAACGTGGGCAAGGATACAGCGCCGCTCAAGGACGCTTATTCGATTGAAGAACTCAAGACCCTCGACGTGATCCTGACCTGTCAGGGCGGCGACTACACCAACGAGGTCTTCCCCAAGCTGCGTGAAGCCGGCTGGCAGGGTTACTGGATCGACGCTGCCTCGTCCCTGCGCATGCAGGATGACGCGGTCATCGTCCTCGACCCGGTCAACCGCAAGGTCATCGACCAGCAGCTGGACGCCGGTACCAAGAACTACATCGGCGGCAACTGCACTGTCAGCCTGATGCTGATGGGCCTGGGTGGCCTGTTCGAAGCTGGCCTGGTCGAGTGGATGAGTGCCATGACCTACCAGGCCGCCTCGGGTGCCGGCGCGCAGAACATGCGTGAGCTGATCAAGCAGATGGGGGCTACCCACGCTGCCGTTGCCGATGACCTGGCCAACCCGGCCAGCGCCATCCTCGACATCGACCGCAAGGTTGCCGAGGCCATGCGCAGCGAAGCGTTCCCGACTGAAAACTTCGGTGTACCATTGGCCGGCAGCCTGATCCCTTGGATCGACAAGGAACTGCCGAACGGCCAGAGCCGTGAAGAGTGGAAGGCCCAGGCCGAGACCAACAAGATCCTCGGCCGCTTCAAGAGCCCGATCCCGGTCGACGGCATCTGCGTGCGCATCGGCGCCATGCGTTGCCACAGCCAGGCGCTGACCATCAAGCTGAACAAGGACGTGCCGATCGCCGACATCGAAGGCATGATCAGCCAGCACAACCCGTGGGTGAAGCTGGTGCCGAACCAGCGTGAAATCAGCATGCAGGAACTGACCCCAACCAAGGTCACCGGCACCCTGAACATCCCGGTTGGCCGCCTGCGCAAGCTGAATATGGGCTCGCAGTACCTGGGCGCGTTCACCGTCGGTGACCAGCTGCTGTGGGGCGCCGCCGAACCGCTGCGCCGCATGCTGCGGATTCTGCTGGAGCGTTGA
- the leuC gene encoding 3-isopropylmalate dehydratase large subunit (*Name leuC), whose amino-acid sequence MAGKTLYDKLWEAHEVKRRDDGSSLIYIDRHIIHEVTSPQAFEGLRLANRKPWRIDTNIATPDHNVPTTPERKGGIEAIVDQVSRLQVQTLDENCDEYGIVEFKMNDERQGIVHVISPEQGATLPGMTVVCGDSHTSTHGAFGALAHGIGTSEVEHVLATQCLVAKKMKNMLVRVEGQLPAGVTAKDIVLAVIGKIGTAGGNGHAMEFAGSAIRELSMEGRMTICNMSIEAGARVGLVATDATTVAYVEGRPYAPKGAQWEQAVESWKDLVSDDDAVFDTVVELDASQIKPQVSWGTSPEMVLAVDQRVPDPAAEADLVKRGSIERALKYMGLTANQAITDIQLDRVFIGSCTNSRIEDLRAAAEIAKGRKVAATVKQAIVVPGSGLVKAQAEREGLDKIFVEAGFEWREPGCSMCLAMNPDRLESGEHCASTSNRNFEGRQGAGGRTHLVSPAMAAAAAVTGHFIDVRELIQGSAA is encoded by the coding sequence ATGGCTGGCAAAACGCTCTACGACAAACTCTGGGAAGCCCATGAGGTCAAGCGCCGTGATGACGGCTCGTCCTTGATCTACATCGACCGCCACATCATCCACGAAGTGACGTCGCCCCAGGCCTTCGAAGGCCTGCGCCTGGCCAACCGCAAACCGTGGCGCATCGACACCAACATCGCTACCCCCGACCATAACGTGCCGACCACGCCAGAGCGCAAGGGCGGCATCGAGGCCATCGTCGACCAGGTGTCGCGCCTGCAGGTGCAGACCCTCGACGAAAACTGTGACGAATACGGCATCGTCGAATTCAAGATGAATGACGAACGCCAGGGCATTGTCCACGTCATCAGCCCGGAGCAGGGTGCTACCTTGCCTGGCATGACCGTGGTTTGCGGTGACTCGCACACGTCCACCCACGGCGCCTTCGGTGCCTTGGCCCACGGCATCGGCACCTCCGAGGTCGAGCACGTGCTCGCCACGCAGTGCCTGGTCGCCAAGAAGATGAAGAACATGCTGGTGCGCGTGGAAGGCCAATTGCCTGCCGGCGTTACCGCCAAGGACATCGTCCTGGCCGTGATCGGCAAGATCGGCACCGCCGGTGGCAACGGCCACGCCATGGAGTTTGCTGGCAGCGCCATTCGCGAGTTGTCGATGGAAGGCCGCATGACCATCTGCAACATGTCCATCGAAGCCGGTGCCCGTGTGGGCCTTGTGGCCACTGACGCCACCACCGTTGCCTATGTCGAAGGCCGCCCGTATGCGCCGAAGGGTGCGCAGTGGGAGCAAGCGGTCGAGTCGTGGAAAGACCTGGTGTCGGATGACGATGCCGTCTTCGACACCGTGGTCGAGCTGGACGCGTCGCAGATCAAGCCACAGGTCAGCTGGGGCACCTCGCCCGAGATGGTCCTGGCCGTCGACCAGCGCGTGCCGGACCCGGCTGCCGAAGCCGACCTGGTCAAGCGTGGTTCTATCGAGCGTGCCCTCAAGTACATGGGCCTGACTGCCAACCAGGCGATCACCGACATCCAGCTGGACCGCGTGTTTATCGGCTCGTGCACCAACTCGCGTATCGAAGACCTGCGCGCCGCGGCGGAAATTGCCAAGGGCCGCAAGGTGGCCGCTACCGTCAAGCAAGCCATCGTCGTGCCGGGCTCGGGCCTGGTGAAGGCCCAGGCCGAGCGCGAAGGCCTGGACAAGATTTTTGTCGAGGCCGGTTTCGAATGGCGTGAGCCAGGCTGCTCGATGTGCCTGGCGATGAACCCGGACCGCCTGGAGAGCGGCGAGCACTGCGCGTCCACCTCCAACCGCAACTTCGAAGGCCGTCAGGGCGCCGGTGGCCGTACTCACCTGGTCAGCCCGGCCATGGCTGCCGCTGCCGCGGTGACCGGCCACTTCATTGATGTCCGCGAGTTGATCCAAGGGAGCGCAGCATGA
- the usg gene encoding USG-1 protein (*Name usg) encodes MNPTFDIAVVGATGSVGETLVQVLEELAFPVATLHLLASMESAGSSVMFAGKKLKVREVDSFDFAQVKLAFFATGAAVSRSFAGKALQAGCTVIDLSGGLDDALALVPEANAGRLAGLALPARIVSPCSAAVALAVALAPLKGLLDIERVQVMASLAVSAQGREAVSELARQTAELLNARPLEPRFFDRQVAFNLLAQVGAADEQGHTALERRLVSELRVLLGLPELKISVSCVQVPVFFGDSFSVAVQSRRPVDLEAVNQALEAADSVELVERDDYPTPVGDAVGQDVVYVGRVRHGVDEDQQLNLWLTTDNVRKGAALNAVQVAQLLIKQMP; translated from the coding sequence ATGAACCCTACATTCGATATCGCCGTCGTCGGCGCCACCGGCAGCGTCGGTGAAACCCTGGTACAGGTGCTCGAAGAACTGGCGTTCCCGGTCGCCACATTGCACCTGCTGGCCAGCATGGAATCGGCAGGCAGCAGCGTGATGTTCGCCGGCAAGAAGCTCAAGGTGCGCGAGGTCGACAGCTTCGACTTTGCCCAGGTCAAGCTGGCCTTCTTCGCCACAGGTGCCGCAGTCAGCCGCAGCTTTGCCGGCAAGGCGCTGCAGGCGGGCTGCACGGTCATCGACCTGTCTGGTGGCCTGGACGACGCCCTGGCCCTGGTGCCTGAAGCCAACGCAGGACGCCTGGCCGGCCTGGCGCTGCCGGCACGCATCGTCAGCCCGTGTTCGGCTGCGGTTGCCCTGGCGGTCGCGCTGGCACCGCTCAAGGGCCTGCTGGACATCGAGCGGGTGCAGGTAATGGCGTCGCTGGCAGTGTCCGCGCAAGGCCGCGAAGCGGTCAGCGAACTGGCCCGGCAAACCGCCGAGTTGCTCAATGCCCGGCCGCTGGAGCCACGCTTCTTCGACCGCCAGGTAGCGTTCAACCTGCTGGCCCAGGTTGGCGCGGCCGACGAGCAGGGCCACACGGCACTGGAGCGCCGCCTGGTCAGCGAGTTGCGCGTGCTGCTCGGCCTGCCTGAATTGAAGATTTCCGTGAGCTGCGTTCAAGTCCCGGTGTTTTTCGGCGATAGCTTCAGTGTAGCCGTGCAGAGCCGTCGCCCGGTCGACCTTGAAGCGGTCAACCAGGCCCTGGAGGCGGCCGACAGTGTCGAGCTGGTGGAGCGCGACGATTATCCGACCCCGGTCGGTGACGCAGTAGGCCAAGACGTGGTCTATGTTGGTCGTGTACGTCACGGTGTTGATGAAGACCAGCAGCTCAACCTCTGGCTGACCACCGACAACGTGCGCAAAGGCGCCGCGCTCAATGCCGTGCAGGTGGCACAATTGTTGATTAAACAGATGCCGTAA
- the COQ5 gene encoding 2-methoxy-6-polyprenyl-1,4-benzoquinol methylase, mitochondrial (*Name COQ5) encodes MTSTQHTDVVQRQFGEQASAYLSSAVHAQGSEFALLQAELAGQAHARVLDLGCGAGHVSFHVAPLVAEVVAYDLSQSMLDVVASAAAERGLANIKTERGAAERLPFADASFDFVFSRYSAHHWSDLGLALREVRRVLKPGGVAAFIDVMSPGSPLLDTYLQTVEVLRDTSHVRDYCAAEWQRQVSEAGLHVRSHTRQPLRLEFSSWVERMRTPEPMRVAIRQLQQAMGEEVRQYYQIEADGSFSTDVLVLWAER; translated from the coding sequence ATGACCAGCACCCAGCACACCGATGTGGTCCAGCGCCAATTCGGCGAACAGGCCAGCGCCTACCTCAGCAGCGCCGTGCACGCCCAGGGCAGTGAATTCGCCCTGCTGCAGGCCGAGCTGGCGGGGCAGGCGCATGCCCGCGTGCTGGACCTGGGCTGCGGTGCCGGTCATGTCAGTTTCCACGTTGCCCCGCTGGTTGCTGAAGTGGTCGCCTACGACCTGTCGCAATCCATGCTCGACGTGGTCGCCAGCGCTGCCGCCGAGCGTGGCCTGGCCAATATCAAGACCGAGCGCGGCGCCGCCGAACGTCTGCCGTTCGCCGACGCCTCGTTCGACTTCGTCTTCAGCCGCTACTCGGCCCACCACTGGAGCGACCTTGGCCTGGCCCTGCGCGAGGTGCGCCGGGTGCTCAAGCCAGGTGGCGTGGCGGCATTCATCGACGTGATGTCGCCGGGCAGCCCGCTGCTCGACACCTACCTGCAAACGGTCGAAGTGCTGCGCGACACCAGCCATGTGCGCGACTATTGCGCCGCCGAATGGCAGCGCCAGGTCAGCGAAGCCGGCCTGCATGTGCGCAGCCACACGCGTCAGCCGCTGCGTCTGGAGTTCTCCAGCTGGGTCGAGCGCATGCGCACCCCCGAGCCGATGCGCGTGGCCATCCGCCAATTGCAGCAAGCCATGGGTGAAGAAGTACGGCAGTATTACCAGATCGAGGCCGATGGCTCGTTCAGCACCGATGTGCTGGTGTTGTGGGCCGAGCGTTAA
- the truA gene encoding tRNA pseudouridine synthase A (*Name truA), with amino-acid sequence MRLDIIDPATAESAAEGYSRIALGVEYKGARYRGWQRQASGVPSVQQALEQALSKVANEPISVICAGRTDAGVHGCGQIVHFDTRAVRDERAWTMGTNFNLPHDISVVWSRPMPADFHARFKACARRYRYVIYNDPIRPAHLAEEVTWNHRPLDVERMAEAAQFLLGTHDFSAFRASQCQAKSPIKHIYHLRVTRHGQMIVLDVRATAFLHHMVRNIVGVLTAIGAGERPVTWAREVLEGRDRREAGVTAHPYGLYLVKVEYPEEYALPQRYIGPHFLTGYDALAD; translated from the coding sequence ATGCGCTTGGACATCATCGACCCCGCTACCGCCGAATCCGCGGCCGAAGGCTACTCCCGAATCGCCCTGGGCGTGGAATACAAGGGCGCCCGCTACCGCGGCTGGCAGCGGCAGGCCAGCGGTGTGCCCAGTGTACAGCAGGCCCTGGAACAAGCGCTTTCCAAAGTCGCCAACGAGCCGATTTCGGTGATCTGCGCCGGGCGTACCGATGCCGGTGTGCACGGCTGTGGGCAGATCGTGCACTTCGATACCCGCGCCGTACGCGACGAGCGCGCCTGGACCATGGGCACCAACTTCAACCTGCCGCACGACATCAGCGTGGTCTGGTCGCGGCCAATGCCGGCTGACTTCCACGCCCGCTTCAAGGCGTGTGCCCGGCGCTACCGTTACGTCATCTACAACGACCCGATCCGCCCGGCGCACCTGGCCGAGGAAGTGACCTGGAACCACCGCCCGCTGGATGTCGAACGCATGGCCGAAGCGGCGCAGTTCCTGCTTGGCACCCACGACTTCAGCGCTTTCCGCGCCAGCCAGTGCCAGGCCAAGTCGCCGATCAAGCACATCTACCACCTGCGCGTTACCCGCCATGGCCAGATGATCGTGCTGGACGTGCGCGCCACCGCCTTCCTGCACCACATGGTGCGTAACATTGTCGGTGTGCTGACAGCCATCGGCGCCGGCGAGCGCCCGGTCACCTGGGCGCGTGAAGTGCTGGAAGGGCGCGACCGCCGTGAAGCCGGGGTCACCGCCCATCCGTACGGGCTTTACCTGGTCAAGGTGGAGTACCCCGAGGAATATGCGCTGCCCCAGCGTTACATCGGCCCACACTTTTTGACTGGCTACGACGCGTTGGCAGACTGA
- the fecR_8 gene encoding Protein FecR (*Name fecR_8) — MNPSEPVDPIERKAADWVMKHRQGRLGPAEQAAYRRWLEADPRHAAVAQRLDRAWQASAALRQGYVRPPRPARAAGPMGWLQALWQRPWASGGVLSGLAMACWLWMAPPFWVQGLGADYQTGYGEVRHVTLDDGSQLELGSRSILSIAYDGQRRTVRLKRGEAIFSPSPVGEAEPRPFTVSTPGANITARGTRYLVGIDKDDRSGWVGVLQHSVEINLVSHGLDDASASAVLQQGDSLYFGPHTGLKPLEQAPEELASWQEGRVVLRQQTLAQAVEQLGRYRAGLTLVRGEALRRLPVNAVARIDHVDDALKQLARQAHARVLELARRSINLLI, encoded by the coding sequence GTGAACCCCTCAGAACCTGTTGACCCGATCGAGCGCAAGGCCGCCGATTGGGTCATGAAACACCGTCAAGGTCGCCTCGGCCCCGCCGAGCAAGCGGCCTATCGGCGTTGGCTGGAAGCCGACCCCCGGCATGCTGCGGTCGCCCAGCGGCTCGACCGCGCCTGGCAGGCCAGTGCGGCGCTGCGCCAGGGCTATGTGCGGCCACCGCGCCCGGCCCGCGCTGCCGGGCCGATGGGCTGGCTACAGGCCTTGTGGCAACGGCCCTGGGCCAGTGGTGGCGTACTCAGCGGATTGGCGATGGCCTGCTGGCTGTGGATGGCGCCGCCATTCTGGGTGCAGGGCCTGGGGGCCGACTACCAGACCGGTTACGGTGAAGTGCGCCATGTCACGCTGGATGACGGCAGCCAGCTTGAACTGGGCAGCCGCAGTATTCTCAGCATCGCTTATGACGGCCAGCGCCGTACCGTACGCCTCAAGCGCGGCGAGGCGATCTTCAGCCCTTCACCCGTGGGTGAAGCAGAGCCGCGACCCTTCACTGTCAGCACCCCGGGGGCCAATATCACCGCCCGTGGCACCCGTTATCTGGTCGGTATCGACAAGGATGACCGCTCCGGTTGGGTGGGTGTGCTGCAGCACAGCGTCGAAATCAACCTGGTCTCCCATGGCCTGGACGACGCCTCGGCATCAGCCGTGCTGCAGCAAGGCGACAGTCTGTACTTTGGCCCACATACCGGGCTCAAGCCACTGGAGCAAGCCCCGGAGGAACTGGCCAGCTGGCAGGAGGGCAGGGTGGTGTTGCGCCAGCAGACGCTGGCCCAGGCGGTCGAGCAGTTGGGCCGTTACCGTGCCGGGCTGACGCTGGTGCGCGGCGAGGCGCTGCGACGCCTGCCGGTGAATGCCGTGGCACGTATCGACCACGTGGATGATGCCCTTAAGCAGTTGGCCAGGCAGGCGCATGCGCGGGTACTTGAGCTCGCCAGGCGTTCTATTAATTTACTGATCTAA